From Sphingomonas bisphenolicum, one genomic window encodes:
- the metG gene encoding methionine--tRNA ligase: MSKPFTITTAISYPNGRPHIGHAYEVIATDAVARFQRMMGRDVFFQTGTDEHGLKMAQTARGRGIEPRELADEMAGYFKVMNERLNISHDRFIRTSEPDHHSASQAIWQAMEANGDLYLGRYEGWYSVRDEAFYDEKEITDGEGGVKLSPQGTPVEWTVEESWFFRLSAYQDRLLALYESQPDFIQPDSRRNEILRFVEGGLSDLSVSRTSFDWGVKVPGSDGHVMYVWVDALTNYLTGCGYPDDAERMARYWAEGGDITHIIGKDIVRFHTVYWPAFLMSAKLPLPRHVFGHGFLLNRGEKMSKSVGNVADPMELADRFGVDQLRYFLLSEVTFGNDGSYSAEAIVARSNSDLANSFGNLAQRTLSFIAKNLEGRLPEPAPQDVDSDLLKMVADAAATFQTAMVDLAPSVAIEAWMRAVFACNAYIDAQAPWALRKTDPARMEAVLATLYEAIASLAIMIQPVIPASTAALLDQMGLDGNGRGYDVIGGDFYAGLRSAGFTLSPPKPLFPRLELPVEDA; encoded by the coding sequence ATGTCCAAGCCCTTCACCATCACCACCGCCATTTCCTATCCCAATGGCCGTCCGCATATCGGCCATGCCTATGAAGTGATCGCCACCGACGCGGTCGCCCGGTTCCAGCGGATGATGGGCCGCGACGTCTTCTTCCAGACCGGCACCGACGAACATGGGCTGAAAATGGCCCAGACGGCGCGGGGCCGCGGTATCGAGCCGCGCGAACTGGCCGATGAAATGGCAGGCTATTTCAAGGTGATGAATGAGAGACTGAATATCAGTCATGATCGTTTCATCCGCACCAGCGAGCCGGATCATCACAGCGCCAGCCAGGCGATCTGGCAGGCGATGGAGGCCAATGGCGACCTGTATCTCGGCCGATATGAAGGCTGGTATTCGGTCCGCGACGAAGCCTTTTACGACGAGAAGGAAATCACCGACGGGGAGGGGGGCGTCAAGCTGTCCCCGCAAGGTACGCCGGTCGAATGGACGGTCGAGGAAAGCTGGTTCTTCCGCCTGTCGGCCTATCAGGACCGGCTGCTGGCGCTCTATGAAAGCCAGCCCGACTTCATCCAGCCCGATAGCCGCCGCAACGAAATCCTGCGCTTCGTCGAAGGCGGCCTGTCCGACCTCAGCGTGTCGCGCACCAGCTTCGACTGGGGCGTCAAGGTGCCCGGATCGGACGGTCATGTCATGTATGTGTGGGTCGATGCGCTCACCAATTATCTGACCGGCTGCGGCTATCCCGACGATGCTGAGCGGATGGCGCGTTACTGGGCCGAGGGCGGCGATATCACGCACATCATCGGCAAGGATATCGTGCGTTTTCATACCGTTTACTGGCCAGCCTTCCTGATGAGCGCGAAGCTGCCTTTGCCCCGCCATGTCTTTGGCCATGGCTTCCTGCTCAACCGCGGCGAGAAGATGTCGAAGTCCGTCGGCAACGTCGCCGATCCGATGGAACTGGCCGACCGCTTCGGCGTGGATCAGTTGCGCTATTTCCTGCTGTCCGAAGTCACCTTCGGCAATGATGGCAGCTATAGCGCGGAGGCGATCGTCGCGCGTTCGAACAGCGATCTGGCCAACAGCTTCGGCAACCTGGCGCAGCGGACCTTGAGCTTCATCGCCAAGAATCTGGAGGGCCGTCTGCCCGAGCCGGCGCCACAGGATGTCGACAGCGACCTGCTTAAGATGGTGGCCGATGCCGCCGCGACCTTCCAGACCGCCATGGTCGATCTGGCCCCTTCGGTCGCGATCGAGGCGTGGATGCGCGCCGTGTTCGCCTGTAACGCCTATATTGACGCGCAGGCGCCCTGGGCGCTGCGCAAGACCGATCCGGCGCGGATGGAGGCGGTGCTCGCCACACTTTACGAGGCGATCGCCAGTCTGGCCATCATGATCCAGCCGGTCATCCCGGCCAGCACCGCCGCCTTGCTCGACCAGATGGGGCTGGACGGCAACGGACGCGGCTATGACGTCATCGGTGGAGATTTCTACGCCGGGCTGCGGAGCGCCGGTTTCACGCTCAGCCCGCCCAAACCGCTGTTCCCCCGCCTGGAACTGCCGGTAGAGGATGCCTGA